Proteins from one Nicotiana tabacum cultivar K326 chromosome 23, ASM71507v2, whole genome shotgun sequence genomic window:
- the LOC107768995 gene encoding actin-depolymerizing factor 10-like, translating to MANSASGIAVSDDCKLKFLELKAKRNHRYIVFKIEESVQQVVVEKVGGQAETHEDFANSLPPNECRYAVFDYDWTTNENVQKSRIFFVAWSPETARVRSKMLYASSKDRFRRELDGVQVELQATDPSEMSLDTFIGRVTH from the exons ATG GCCAATTCGGCGTCGGGGATAGCAGTGAGCGATGACTGCAAGCTGAAATTCTTGGAATTGAAAGCAAAAAGGAACCACAGATACATAGTGTTCAAGATTGAGGAATCTGTGCAGCAAGTTGTGGTTGAAAAAGTAGGAGGGCAGGCAGAGACACATGAAGATTTTGCTAACAGCTTGCCTCCCAATGAGTGCCGTTATGCTGTTTTTGACTATGACTGGACTACTAACGAAAACGTCCAGAAAAGCAGGATCTTTTTTGTTGCTTG GTCACCAGAGACAGCGAGGGTAAGAAGTAAGATGCTGTATGCAAGTTCAAAAGACAGATTCAGGAGAGAATTAGATGGTGTCCAGGTTGAGTTGCAAGCTACTGATCCAAGTGAGATGAGTTTGGACACATTCATTGGAAGAGTAACCCATTGA
- the LOC107768994 gene encoding remorin-like: MEATVMSRVEERTKPVVPPPPITQEPPLASVAMATPNDVVKPPLHDTTTTPTPTPLTTVDIPMQKTDPLSKRSSKGSLDRDVALAQLETEKRSSFVKAWEESEKSKVDNKAQKKLSAVARWENTRKAKLEAKPKKLEEQLEHKKAEYAEKIKNKVALIHKEANEKRAMVDARRGKEILKAEEMAAKYRATGQTPKKFLGCF; encoded by the exons ATGGAAGCTACTGTTATGTCTCGAGTGGAGGAGAGAACTAAACCAGTAGTGCCGCCACCGCCAATAACTCAAGAACCACCGCTTGCATCTGTTGCCATGGCTACTCCAAACGACGTCGTTAAACCACCACTTCATGATACTACGACTACACCTACACCTACACCTCTCACCACCGTCGACATACCCATGCAAA AAACTGACCCTTTATCAAAGAGAAGTTCAAAAGGATCCCTTGACAGAG ATGTTGCTCTTGCACAGCTTGAAACTGAGAAAAGGTCTTCTTTTGTCAAGGCATGGGAAGAAAGTGAAAAAAGCAAAGTGGACAACAA gGCTCAGAAGAAGCTCTCTGCAGTTGCTAGATGGGAAAACACCCGGAAAGCAAAGCTTGAAGCTAAACCGAAAAAACTTGAG GAACAACTAGAGCACAAGAAAGCAGAATATGCagagaagataaaaaataaagtAGCATTAATTCATAAGGAGGCAAATGAGAAGAGAGCAATGGTTGACGCGAGACGAGGGAAAGAAATTCTGAAGGCAGAGGAGATGGCAGCCAAGTATCGCGCTACAGGGCAGACCCCTAAGAAGTTTCTTGGATGCTTTTGA